From Micromonospora sp. NBC_01699, a single genomic window includes:
- a CDS encoding ThuA domain-containing protein, whose product MRRRFSALVTLSAVVLTFFVLPARPAAAAPFRALLFSETAGYRHDSIPAGITMFNQLAAENGFTVVASEDSAVFTPANLATFDVVIMFQTSGMVWDNDAQRQAIQGYVAAGGGIAAIHNATDMGIDTTYPWWDNLVNGGAHMPEHSPGVLPGTANVADKAHPSTVGLPDRWNRSEEWYNFDRNPRGNVHVLVTADERTYNPGGAAMGADHPISWCREAEGGRVWTTAMGHAASSYSEPLFRQHLLGGVQWAAGDKPGDCGGTVWGNFEKVALDENTVDPMAVDIAADGRVFYAQRGGQLKIFKPSNNSTVTAGSLSVYTGGEDGLVGMALDPNFGTNKWIYLYYSPSAATTDINRLSRFTVNGDTLDPASERVLLDVPAYRSRTNPEPGHTGGYVAFGPGGNLYLSVGDDTPPNYDPAWQGYAPLDWRSGRSFLDAARSAGNTNDLRGKILRIHPEAGGTYTIPSGNLFAPGTANTRPEIYAMGFRNPFRFQVDPQTGWINMADYGPDRGGPTTNRGPEGLVEINVIKQAGNFGWPFCHGNNQAYAPYNPDTGVVGAKFNCNAPVNNSPNNTGLTTLPPLVQPQVWYGYGVSPQFPELGEGGAAPMGGPVYRYNAASTSPTKFPAYYNGVHFFYEWARNYVKEIHYDANGALVKINPFLPSAFFNKPMDMRFGPDGSLYVLEWGANFGGGNNDSGLYRIDYSSGDRSPIAKATATPNNGRTPLTVQFSSAGSYDPDPGDVITYAWDFDGNGSTDSTAANPSRVYTANGNITARLTVTDNTGKSAFANVPITVGNTAPTVTITGPPNGGMLDFGQQVGYSVSVSDPEDGAVNCTQVFMNPALGHDDHQHPTSDYAGCSGTVSTELLGGHPDGANLYYVLNARYQDNGAGSVARLTGYANTILQPKHKQAEYFTGQSGIRVIDQAGAESGKRIGDVSNNDWIMFDPMSVQGINSVSYRLSSPTGGGSIELRADSPTGQLLATAPVAATGGWDTYVSQPAVPVSALAGTHRLYMVFKSSVENNFDLDSFTFGGAGVGTTPSGGIAGRTWTLTATHSGKLADVNAQSTADGAVVHQWAATGGTNQRWQAVDAGGGTVQLRAVHSGKCMTVTGAGTTNGTGVTQTTCGTAANQRWQPVATSTGVYEFRAAHSGLCLDVNGNSLTDGATLIQWSCGAAANQRWRLTQVS is encoded by the coding sequence ATGCGTCGCCGTTTCTCAGCATTGGTCACCCTGTCCGCAGTGGTCCTCACGTTCTTCGTACTACCGGCCCGACCGGCAGCGGCCGCACCGTTCCGCGCGCTGCTCTTCTCCGAGACCGCCGGCTACCGGCACGACTCGATTCCGGCCGGCATCACCATGTTCAACCAGCTCGCGGCCGAGAACGGCTTCACCGTCGTCGCCTCCGAGGACTCGGCGGTCTTCACCCCGGCCAACCTCGCCACCTTCGACGTGGTGATCATGTTCCAGACCTCCGGCATGGTCTGGGACAACGACGCCCAACGCCAGGCGATCCAGGGGTACGTGGCCGCCGGCGGCGGCATCGCCGCCATCCACAACGCCACCGACATGGGCATCGACACCACCTACCCCTGGTGGGACAACCTGGTCAACGGCGGCGCGCACATGCCGGAGCACTCCCCCGGCGTACTGCCCGGCACGGCCAACGTCGCTGACAAGGCACACCCGTCGACGGTCGGCCTACCGGACCGGTGGAACCGCAGCGAGGAGTGGTACAACTTCGACCGCAACCCGCGCGGCAACGTACACGTGCTGGTCACCGCAGACGAGCGGACGTACAACCCGGGCGGGGCGGCGATGGGCGCCGACCACCCGATCTCCTGGTGCCGGGAGGCCGAGGGCGGCCGGGTGTGGACCACCGCCATGGGTCACGCCGCCTCCTCGTACAGCGAACCGCTGTTCCGTCAGCACCTGCTCGGCGGGGTGCAGTGGGCCGCCGGGGACAAGCCCGGCGACTGCGGCGGTACGGTCTGGGGCAACTTCGAGAAGGTGGCGCTGGACGAGAACACCGTCGACCCGATGGCGGTCGACATCGCCGCCGACGGTCGTGTCTTCTACGCCCAACGCGGCGGACAACTGAAGATCTTCAAGCCGTCGAACAACTCCACGGTCACCGCCGGCTCATTGAGCGTCTACACCGGCGGCGAGGACGGTCTGGTCGGGATGGCCCTCGACCCGAACTTCGGCACCAACAAGTGGATCTACCTCTACTACTCGCCGTCGGCCGCGACCACCGACATCAACCGGCTGTCCCGGTTCACCGTCAACGGCGACACCCTCGACCCGGCCAGCGAACGGGTTCTGCTCGACGTGCCGGCGTACCGGTCGCGGACCAACCCGGAACCCGGCCACACCGGCGGGTACGTCGCCTTCGGCCCCGGCGGCAACCTCTATCTGTCGGTCGGCGACGACACGCCCCCGAACTACGACCCGGCCTGGCAGGGCTACGCGCCGCTGGACTGGCGCTCGGGCCGCTCGTTCCTGGACGCGGCCCGGTCCGCCGGCAACACCAACGACCTGCGCGGCAAGATCCTGCGGATCCACCCGGAGGCCGGCGGCACCTACACCATCCCGAGCGGCAACCTGTTCGCCCCCGGTACGGCGAACACCCGGCCGGAGATCTACGCGATGGGCTTCCGTAACCCGTTCCGCTTCCAGGTGGACCCGCAGACCGGCTGGATCAACATGGCCGACTACGGCCCCGACCGGGGCGGTCCGACCACCAACCGGGGCCCCGAGGGGCTGGTCGAGATCAACGTGATCAAGCAGGCCGGCAACTTCGGCTGGCCGTTCTGCCACGGCAACAACCAGGCGTACGCGCCGTACAACCCGGACACCGGAGTGGTCGGGGCGAAGTTCAACTGCAACGCCCCGGTCAACAACTCGCCGAACAACACCGGGCTCACCACCCTGCCCCCGCTGGTCCAACCCCAGGTCTGGTACGGCTACGGCGTCTCGCCGCAGTTCCCCGAGCTGGGCGAGGGCGGCGCCGCCCCGATGGGTGGACCGGTCTACCGGTACAACGCCGCGTCCACCTCGCCGACGAAGTTCCCCGCGTACTACAACGGGGTGCACTTCTTCTACGAGTGGGCCCGCAACTACGTCAAGGAAATCCACTACGACGCCAACGGCGCCCTGGTGAAGATCAACCCGTTCCTGCCGAGCGCGTTCTTCAACAAGCCGATGGACATGCGGTTCGGACCGGACGGCTCGCTCTACGTACTGGAGTGGGGAGCGAACTTCGGCGGCGGCAACAACGACTCCGGGCTCTACCGGATCGACTATTCCAGCGGCGACCGGTCGCCGATCGCCAAGGCCACCGCCACCCCGAACAACGGCCGTACGCCGCTGACCGTGCAGTTCTCCAGCGCCGGCTCGTACGATCCCGATCCGGGTGACGTCATCACGTACGCCTGGGACTTCGACGGGAACGGCAGCACCGACTCGACCGCGGCCAACCCGTCGCGGGTCTACACCGCCAACGGCAACATCACCGCCCGGCTGACCGTCACCGACAACACCGGCAAGAGCGCCTTCGCCAACGTACCGATCACGGTCGGCAACACGGCACCGACGGTCACCATCACCGGGCCTCCCAACGGCGGCATGCTCGACTTCGGCCAGCAGGTCGGCTACAGCGTGTCGGTGAGCGACCCGGAGGACGGCGCGGTCAACTGCACGCAGGTCTTCATGAACCCCGCCCTCGGGCACGACGACCACCAGCACCCGACGAGTGACTACGCCGGCTGCTCCGGCACCGTCTCCACCGAACTGCTCGGCGGGCACCCGGACGGGGCGAACCTGTACTACGTACTCAACGCCCGCTACCAGGACAACGGCGCCGGGTCGGTGGCCCGGCTGACCGGCTACGCCAACACGATCCTGCAACCGAAGCACAAGCAGGCCGAGTACTTCACCGGCCAGTCCGGCATCCGGGTGATCGACCAGGCCGGGGCGGAGAGCGGCAAGCGGATCGGCGACGTCAGCAACAACGACTGGATCATGTTCGATCCGATGAGCGTGCAGGGGATCAACTCGGTCAGCTACCGGCTGTCCAGCCCGACCGGCGGTGGCTCGATCGAACTGCGGGCCGACTCGCCCACCGGTCAACTGCTCGCCACCGCACCGGTGGCCGCCACCGGCGGCTGGGACACGTACGTCTCCCAGCCCGCCGTACCGGTCAGCGCCCTGGCCGGTACGCACAGGCTGTACATGGTGTTCAAGTCGTCGGTCGAGAACAACTTCGACCTCGACTCGTTCACCTTCGGCGGCGCCGGTGTCGGCACCACCCCGTCGGGTGGCATCGCCGGCCGGACCTGGACGCTCACCGCCACGCACAGTGGCAAACTCGCCGACGTCAACGCGCAGTCCACCGCCGACGGTGCGGTGGTGCACCAGTGGGCGGCGACCGGCGGCACCAACCAGCGCTGGCAGGCGGTCGACGCCGGCGGTGGCACGGTGCAGCTCAGGGCCGTACACAGCGGAAAGTGCATGACGGTGACCGGCGCGGGCACCACCAACGGCACCGGAGTCACCCAGACCACCTGCGGCACCGCCGCAAATCAGCGGTGGCAGCCGGTGGCAACATCCACCGGCGTGTACGAGTTCCGAGCCGCCCACTCCGGCCTCTGCCTCGACGTCAACGGCAACTCCCTCACCGACGGCGCCACCCTCATCCAGTGGTCCTGCGGCGCCGCCGCCAACCAACGCTGGCGCCTAACCCAGGTCTCCTAA
- a CDS encoding sugar ABC transporter ATP-binding protein: protein MTDAHTAAMDGASDQVMLRMSGITKRFFGVTVLDRVDLECHRGEIHAVMGENGAGKSTLMKVLVGAYQPDDGTIVIDGAEVQFGHPRQALEKGVSIVHQELNLLPERTVAENIFLGREPRRRLGVDRRAMETAATELLATLGAADVIAARTPVGRLPVAQQQLVEIAKALSFEPRILVLDEPTAALSPHEVDALFARIRRLRDNGLTVLYISHRLKEIFDLTDRITVLKDGRRVDTVDTARVDTRRLVQLMVGRELDHYFPPRATPEQVGATRLALRGGAAGILHDVDLELRAGEIVGLAGLEGSGRTELAKLLFGATRLAAGTLTIDGRARTLRSPRQAIRCGIGLLTEDRKSEGLVLPLSVRDNSLLAIRAMGSAGRRGTGGTRATTASVRDLLERVQLRGGAPHREVRYLSGGNQQKVVLAKWLATGATVLIFDEPTRGIDVGAKASIHELMRELATSGVAILMISSELPEVIGMADRIAVMRHGTIAGTLPAGASEAEIMLLATTEGAAR, encoded by the coding sequence ATGACGGACGCACACACAGCGGCGATGGACGGCGCATCCGACCAGGTCATGCTGCGAATGAGCGGCATCACCAAGCGGTTCTTCGGGGTGACCGTGCTCGATCGGGTCGATCTCGAATGCCACCGTGGCGAGATCCACGCCGTGATGGGCGAGAACGGCGCCGGCAAGTCGACACTGATGAAGGTGCTCGTCGGGGCGTACCAGCCGGACGACGGGACAATAGTGATCGACGGCGCCGAGGTGCAGTTCGGCCACCCCCGGCAGGCCCTGGAAAAGGGCGTCAGCATCGTGCACCAGGAACTCAACCTGCTGCCCGAGCGGACCGTCGCGGAAAACATCTTCCTCGGCCGGGAACCACGCCGACGGCTCGGCGTCGACCGGCGCGCGATGGAGACCGCCGCCACCGAACTGCTCGCCACCCTCGGCGCCGCCGACGTCATCGCCGCGCGTACCCCGGTCGGCCGGCTGCCGGTCGCCCAGCAGCAACTGGTCGAGATCGCCAAGGCGCTCTCCTTCGAACCCCGCATCCTGGTGCTGGACGAACCCACCGCCGCGCTCTCACCGCACGAGGTCGACGCGCTGTTCGCCCGAATCCGACGACTGCGCGACAACGGCCTGACCGTGCTCTACATCTCGCACCGGCTCAAGGAGATCTTCGACCTGACCGACCGGATCACCGTACTCAAGGACGGTCGGCGGGTCGACACCGTGGACACCGCGCGGGTCGACACCCGCCGGCTCGTACAGCTCATGGTCGGGCGGGAACTCGACCACTACTTCCCGCCCCGGGCCACACCGGAGCAGGTCGGGGCCACCCGGTTGGCCCTGCGCGGCGGTGCCGCCGGCATCCTGCACGACGTCGACCTCGAACTGCGGGCCGGCGAGATCGTCGGCCTGGCCGGGCTGGAGGGGTCGGGCCGCACCGAACTGGCCAAGCTGCTCTTCGGCGCCACCCGGCTGGCCGCCGGCACGCTGACCATCGACGGGCGGGCCCGTACGCTGCGCTCGCCCCGGCAGGCGATCCGGTGCGGCATCGGCCTGCTGACCGAGGACCGCAAGAGCGAGGGCCTGGTGCTGCCGCTGTCCGTACGCGACAACAGTCTGCTCGCGATCCGGGCGATGGGCTCGGCCGGTCGGCGCGGCACCGGCGGCACCCGGGCGACCACGGCCTCCGTACGGGACCTGCTGGAGCGGGTGCAGTTGCGCGGCGGCGCCCCGCACCGGGAGGTGCGCTACCTGTCCGGCGGCAACCAGCAGAAGGTGGTGCTGGCCAAGTGGCTGGCCACCGGCGCGACCGTACTGATCTTCGACGAGCCGACCCGGGGAATCGACGTCGGCGCCAAGGCCAGCATCCACGAGCTGATGCGCGAGCTGGCGACGAGCGGGGTGGCGATCCTGATGATCTCCTCCGAACTGCCCGAGGTGATCGGGATGGCCGACCGGATAGCGGTGATGCGGCACGGCACCATCGCCGGCACCCTCCCGGCCGGTGCCAGCGAGGCCGAGATCATGCTGCTCGCCACGACGGAAGGCGCCGCCCGATGA
- a CDS encoding sugar phosphate isomerase/epimerase family protein, with protein sequence MYAIGANTWIWVSPLTDERLAALAPRIAAWGFDTIELPIESPGDWDPGRTADLLASLGLGATTCAVMPPGRDLVTDDPDVAANTADYLRTCVRAAARIGARVVAGPIYAPVGRTWHLDPTGRRTTIRRLVERLRPLADEAAAHRVTLALEPLNRFETSLVNTVEQGLEVVEAVDSPGLGLALDTFHLNIEERDLPAALRRAGRWLAHVQVCANDRGAPGSDHFDWPGIVDALAEVGYAGPLCIESFTSENRTIATAAAIWRPLAPTQDELATGGLAFLRALLARRETPARAAN encoded by the coding sequence GTGTACGCCATCGGCGCCAACACCTGGATCTGGGTCTCCCCGCTCACCGACGAACGGCTCGCCGCGCTCGCCCCCCGGATCGCCGCCTGGGGCTTCGACACGATCGAACTCCCGATCGAGTCGCCGGGCGACTGGGACCCCGGACGTACGGCGGACCTGCTGGCCTCGCTCGGACTCGGCGCCACCACCTGCGCGGTGATGCCGCCCGGCCGGGACCTGGTGACCGACGACCCCGACGTGGCCGCGAACACCGCCGACTACCTGCGGACCTGTGTCCGAGCGGCGGCCCGGATCGGCGCCCGGGTGGTCGCCGGGCCGATCTACGCCCCGGTCGGGCGGACCTGGCACCTCGACCCGACCGGCCGGCGGACGACGATCCGGCGGCTGGTCGAACGGCTGCGCCCGCTCGCCGACGAGGCGGCGGCCCACCGGGTCACGCTCGCCCTGGAACCGCTGAACCGGTTCGAGACGAGCCTGGTGAACACCGTCGAGCAGGGCCTGGAGGTGGTGGAGGCGGTGGACAGCCCCGGTCTCGGGCTGGCGCTGGACACGTTCCACCTGAACATCGAGGAGCGCGACCTACCCGCCGCGTTGCGCCGCGCCGGTCGTTGGTTGGCGCATGTGCAGGTCTGCGCGAACGACCGGGGTGCGCCCGGCAGCGACCATTTCGACTGGCCCGGAATTGTCGACGCGTTGGCCGAGGTGGGTTACGCGGGGCCGCTGTGCATCGAGTCGTTCACGTCGGAGAACCGTACGATCGCGACCGCGGCGGCGATCTGGCGACCACTCGCGCCGACTCAGGACGAACTGGCGACCGGGGGACTGGCGTTCCTGCGCGCGTTGCTGGCCAGGCGGGAGACGCCGGCTCGGGCCGCGAACTGA
- a CDS encoding ABC transporter permease, translating to MSVTEQPAPVVPSKEAAGRRAVTALRAVPPIWIILLVVIAVLTWRNPVFIEPDSFVGFLRRSAPLAILAAGQVYVIISGEFDLSVGALVTAVVVVAAQLSDGDPANTWWLIGLLLAGGVLVGLVNGVVTTRLRVPSFIATLGMLLVLNGAVFLWSGGAPRGSLADNFRQLGRRGIEGLPGLNILPYALLVLVAVGVGLWLLLGHSRFGHQVYAAGGNQRAAALSGVDVRRVRTTAFVISALCAVVAGILLGGATGVTAEAGVGYEFQAIAAVVLGGAVLGGGRGSVGAAIAGALTLQALFSLLNQFGLAQSLRQVVQGVIIIGAAAYAARRMRRSG from the coding sequence GTGAGCGTCACCGAGCAACCGGCTCCGGTCGTACCGTCGAAGGAGGCCGCCGGGCGGCGGGCGGTGACCGCACTGCGGGCCGTGCCCCCGATCTGGATCATCCTGCTCGTCGTGATCGCGGTCCTGACCTGGCGCAACCCGGTCTTCATCGAGCCCGACTCGTTCGTCGGCTTCCTGCGTCGCTCGGCCCCGCTGGCGATCCTCGCCGCCGGCCAGGTCTACGTGATCATCTCCGGCGAGTTCGACCTGTCGGTCGGCGCGCTGGTCACCGCCGTCGTGGTGGTCGCCGCCCAGCTCTCCGACGGCGACCCGGCCAACACCTGGTGGCTGATCGGCCTGCTGCTGGCCGGCGGGGTGCTGGTCGGCCTGGTCAACGGCGTGGTCACCACCCGACTGCGGGTGCCGTCGTTCATCGCCACGCTGGGCATGCTGCTGGTACTCAACGGTGCGGTGTTCCTCTGGTCCGGTGGCGCGCCGCGCGGATCGCTGGCCGACAACTTCCGGCAGCTGGGCCGGCGCGGCATCGAGGGCCTGCCCGGCCTGAACATCCTGCCGTACGCGCTGCTGGTCCTCGTCGCGGTCGGGGTCGGACTGTGGCTGCTGCTGGGGCACAGCCGGTTCGGCCACCAGGTCTACGCGGCCGGCGGCAACCAGCGCGCCGCCGCCCTGTCCGGAGTGGACGTACGCCGGGTGCGTACGACCGCGTTCGTCATCTCCGCGCTCTGCGCGGTGGTGGCCGGCATCCTGCTCGGCGGCGCCACCGGTGTGACCGCCGAGGCCGGGGTCGGCTACGAGTTCCAGGCCATCGCCGCCGTCGTGCTCGGCGGCGCGGTGCTCGGCGGCGGGCGCGGCAGCGTGGGTGCGGCGATCGCCGGCGCGCTCACGTTGCAGGCCCTCTTCTCACTGCTCAACCAGTTCGGCCTTGCCCAGTCGCTCCGGCAGGTGGTGCAGGGCGTGATCATCATCGGCGCGGCCGCGTACGCGGCACGCAGGATGCGCCGATCGGGCTGA
- a CDS encoding ABC transporter permease: protein MTAQTLSPTLGRTGVIRGGFASAPVWLVFGGVFAVAWLLVELDGGDFLTVSNLQNMAVRSVALGLVAVGQTIVLIGGSLDLSVAYTVGVTAVAASFVMQGDPDRMVLGVLVTLALGVVIGLVNGLVITGLKVNAFIATLGTSLVISGILNALFTNFTGSVPRAFQGLGYNAVGPVPVSVMLLLAVVGGAWWVLRHTRFGYHLYAVGGSEEAARLSGVRSARVIVTAHVLCSVTAVLTGLFLVSRLRSGAPWVGTDGGYDLESIAAAVVGGTALAGGRGTVAGTLAGVLILAVIDQVFNQYEVNAFLKTLIRGVIIVGAVALYALRTQRDEAGL, encoded by the coding sequence ATGACCGCGCAGACCCTCTCCCCCACCCTCGGCCGGACCGGGGTGATCCGCGGCGGTTTCGCCAGCGCCCCGGTGTGGCTCGTCTTCGGCGGCGTCTTCGCCGTGGCCTGGTTGCTGGTCGAACTCGACGGCGGCGACTTCCTGACGGTCAGCAACCTACAGAACATGGCCGTCCGGTCGGTGGCGCTCGGCCTGGTGGCGGTCGGCCAGACCATCGTCCTGATCGGTGGCTCGCTGGACCTGTCGGTGGCGTACACCGTCGGCGTCACCGCCGTCGCGGCGTCCTTCGTGATGCAGGGCGACCCGGACCGGATGGTGCTCGGCGTGCTGGTCACGCTCGCCCTCGGGGTGGTGATCGGACTGGTCAACGGGCTGGTCATCACCGGTCTGAAGGTCAACGCCTTCATCGCCACGCTGGGCACCTCGCTGGTCATCAGCGGCATCCTCAACGCCCTGTTCACCAACTTCACCGGGTCGGTGCCGCGCGCCTTCCAGGGGCTGGGCTACAACGCCGTCGGACCGGTGCCGGTCTCGGTGATGCTGCTGCTGGCCGTGGTCGGCGGCGCCTGGTGGGTGCTGCGGCACACCCGGTTCGGCTACCACCTCTACGCCGTCGGCGGCAGCGAGGAAGCCGCCCGGCTGTCCGGCGTACGGTCCGCGCGGGTGATCGTCACCGCCCACGTGCTGTGCAGCGTGACCGCCGTACTGACCGGGTTGTTCCTGGTCAGTCGGCTCCGCTCGGGTGCACCGTGGGTCGGCACCGACGGCGGGTACGACCTGGAGTCGATCGCCGCGGCGGTGGTCGGCGGTACGGCACTCGCCGGTGGCCGGGGCACCGTGGCGGGCACCCTCGCCGGGGTGCTGATCCTGGCCGTCATCGACCAGGTGTTCAACCAGTACGAGGTGAACGCCTTCCTCAAGACCCTGATCCGGGGCGTCATCATCGTCGGCGCGGTCGCCCTGTACGCGCTGCGCACCCAGCGGGACGAGGCGGGACTGTGA
- a CDS encoding ABC transporter substrate-binding protein encodes MRSTTTLRRVALGAAAALALAGCNSTAPDDGAEGDGGPAGSGTGSQSSFFVQADYDEQISQRDVAATGPADSPWLQAIAPQLTDTAKFTKSGPHTICFSNAAVNNPWRQVGWTTMQAEAKLHPGVTLTAVDAEGKDEKQISDIEGLIAGKKCSALIVSPNTTKALTPAVEKACAAGLPVVVFDRGVETDCPTTFIHPIGGYAFGATAAEFLVEKVKKGGKILALRILPGVDVLETRWSAAKVIFDQADANVVGVEFTDGDAAKVKTIVNDYIERFGSIDGVWMDAGATTVAAIEAFEDAGAEIPPINGEDQQDFLKIWQEKKLTGIAATYPTYQWRTPVIAALDILAGKQVPKEWVLPQPTITDANLSQYVLPDMPPLHYALCGCEKMPGFPTVWGGK; translated from the coding sequence ATGCGTTCCACCACCACACTGCGCCGCGTCGCGCTCGGCGCGGCGGCGGCGCTGGCCCTGGCCGGCTGCAACTCCACCGCCCCCGACGACGGGGCGGAGGGCGACGGCGGACCGGCCGGCAGCGGCACCGGCAGCCAGTCGTCGTTCTTCGTCCAGGCCGACTACGACGAGCAGATCAGCCAGCGGGACGTGGCCGCCACCGGCCCGGCCGACTCGCCGTGGTTGCAGGCCATCGCCCCGCAGCTCACCGACACGGCGAAGTTCACCAAATCCGGCCCGCACACCATCTGCTTCTCCAACGCGGCGGTGAACAACCCGTGGCGGCAGGTCGGCTGGACCACCATGCAGGCCGAGGCGAAGCTGCATCCGGGGGTCACGCTCACCGCGGTCGACGCCGAGGGCAAGGACGAGAAGCAGATCAGTGACATCGAGGGGCTGATCGCCGGCAAGAAGTGCAGCGCGCTGATCGTGTCGCCGAACACGACCAAGGCGCTCACCCCGGCGGTGGAGAAGGCGTGCGCGGCGGGGCTGCCGGTGGTGGTCTTCGACCGGGGCGTCGAGACCGACTGCCCCACCACCTTCATCCACCCGATCGGCGGGTACGCGTTCGGCGCGACCGCCGCCGAGTTCCTGGTGGAGAAGGTCAAGAAGGGCGGGAAGATCCTCGCCCTGCGCATCCTGCCCGGCGTGGACGTACTGGAGACCCGCTGGTCGGCGGCGAAGGTGATCTTCGACCAGGCGGACGCGAACGTGGTCGGGGTGGAGTTCACCGACGGCGACGCGGCCAAGGTGAAGACCATCGTGAACGACTACATCGAACGGTTCGGCTCGATCGACGGAGTCTGGATGGACGCCGGTGCCACCACGGTCGCGGCGATCGAGGCGTTCGAGGACGCCGGCGCGGAGATCCCGCCGATCAACGGCGAGGACCAGCAGGACTTCCTGAAGATCTGGCAGGAGAAGAAACTGACCGGGATCGCCGCGACGTACCCGACCTACCAGTGGCGTACGCCGGTCATCGCGGCGCTGGACATCCTCGCCGGCAAGCAGGTGCCGAAGGAGTGGGTGCTGCCGCAGCCGACCATCACCGACGCCAACCTGTCCCAGTACGTGTTGCCGGACATGCCGCCGCTGCACTACGCCCTCTGCGGCTGCGAGAAGATGCCCGGCTTCCCCACCGTCTGGGGCGGTAAGTAG
- a CDS encoding ABC transporter permease: MSTAILEPRLAATTATPRTRTAAPGRVTLARVVRSEWIKLRSLRSTVAGLLAAAAIVVALGLLFTGVVSGSIGGESMDLGPGGTSDPVGSSLGGVQLGQLIVGVLGVLFVASEYSTGMIRATLAAVPRRLPVLWGKSIVFGGVTLVAMLVAVLAAFFGGQEILGAQGVSVLDSGVFRAVIGGAVYLTGVGLLGVALGALLRGTAAAIGALFGAMLVVPGLFPLLPSSWNDAVGPYLPSHAGESFMAVTPGAGMLGPWAGLAVFAGYVVAALAAAAIMLKRRDA, translated from the coding sequence ATGAGCACCGCGATCCTCGAACCCCGGCTGGCGGCCACCACCGCCACGCCCCGTACGCGCACCGCCGCGCCCGGTCGGGTCACCCTCGCCCGCGTCGTCCGCTCCGAATGGATCAAGCTGCGGTCGCTGCGGTCGACCGTGGCCGGTCTGCTCGCCGCCGCCGCCATCGTGGTCGCGCTCGGCCTGCTCTTCACCGGGGTGGTGTCCGGCAGCATCGGCGGTGAGTCGATGGACCTCGGTCCCGGCGGCACCAGCGACCCGGTCGGCTCCAGCCTCGGCGGGGTACAGCTCGGCCAACTGATCGTCGGCGTGCTCGGGGTGCTCTTCGTGGCCAGCGAGTACTCCACCGGCATGATCCGGGCCACGCTGGCCGCCGTACCCCGGCGACTGCCGGTGCTGTGGGGCAAGTCGATCGTGTTCGGCGGGGTGACCCTGGTCGCCATGCTGGTCGCGGTGCTGGCCGCGTTCTTCGGCGGCCAGGAGATCCTGGGCGCGCAGGGCGTCAGCGTGCTCGACTCGGGCGTGTTCCGGGCGGTGATCGGCGGAGCCGTCTACCTGACCGGCGTCGGCCTGCTCGGCGTGGCCCTCGGTGCGCTGCTGCGCGGGACCGCCGCCGCGATCGGTGCCCTGTTCGGTGCCATGCTGGTGGTGCCCGGTCTCTTCCCGCTGCTGCCGAGCAGTTGGAACGACGCGGTCGGACCGTACCTGCCGTCGCACGCCGGGGAGTCGTTCATGGCGGTCACACCGGGCGCGGGCATGCTCGGCCCGTGGGCCGGACTGGCGGTCTTCGCCGGCTACGTCGTGGCCGCCCTCGCCGCCGCCGCGATCATGCTCAAGCGCCGCGACGCGTAA